A stretch of the Ornithodoros turicata isolate Travis chromosome 4, ASM3712646v1, whole genome shotgun sequence genome encodes the following:
- the LOC135391521 gene encoding mitochondrial thiamine pyrophosphate carrier-like, which yields MTVPEKAVEDPLSSADHLVAGAVSGFCTRFLCQPFDVIKIRFQLQIEPIRASHATAKYRGILDGTRLIFREEGLTAFWKGHIPAQALSVVYGAAQFSSYEYLVKQASVRFGDTTTTNWANSIHFACGFTSGCVATLFAQPFDVIRTRLVAQAEPKTYHTIHEAVVLMWQQEGPRAFYRGLLPTLLQIGPLSGFQFGFYHFFLHVWSMILHQDENITGIRKSVVCGALSGIVSKTLVYPLDLVKKRLQVQGFAVRDSRTFGSYTGFLHCVHAIFVKEGFLGYFKGYLPSVLKATATTACHFAFYEAACELLRYRLGT from the exons ATGACTGTACCGGAAAAAGCTGTGGAGGATCCATTGAGTAGCGCTGATCATTTGGTGGCTGGTGCTGTGAGCGGATTTTGTACACGGTTTCTGTGTCAACCTTTCGATGTGATCAAGATTCGCTTTCAA CTGCAGATCGAACCAATCAGGGCGTCACATGCAACGGCAAAATACCGAGGAATTTTAGATGGGACGCGACTTATATTTCGTGAGGAAGGTCTCACGGCTTTTTGGAAGGGCCATATTCCAGCTCAGGCGCTATCCGTTGTCTATGGAGCTGCACAG TTCTCCTCGTACGAGTACCTCGTCAAGCAGGCCAGCGTACGTTTCGGAGACACGACGACGACGAACTGGGCGAATAGCATTCACTTTGCATGTGGTTTCACTTCGGGCTGTGTGGCCACCTTGTTTGCCCAACCATTCGACGTGATTCGCACTCGCCTCGTAGCCCAAGCGGAGCCCAAG ACATACCACACAATTCACGAAGCAGTGGTGCTCATGTGGCAGCAAGAGGGACCCCGTGCCTTTTACCGTGGCCTGCTGCCCACGCTTTTGCAGATCGGGCCCCTCTCCGGATTTCAATTCGGCTTCTACCATTTTTTTCTCCACGTGTGGAGCATGATACTCCACCAAGATGAAAACATAACTG GCATCCGCAAAAGCGTGGTGTGTGGCGCACTCTCAGGTATTGTGTCCAAAACTCTGGTCTATCCATTGGATTTGGTCAAGAAGCGCCTGCAGGTGCAGGGATTTGCGGTTCGTGACAGTCGGACATTTGGCAGCTACACAGGATTCCTCCATTGCGTCCATGCCATCTTTGTGAAAGAAGGCTTCCTGGGCTACTTCAAGGGTTATCTTCCCAGTGTGCTCAAGGCGACTGCAACCACTGCTTGCCACTTTGCATTCTATGAAGCAGCTTGTGAACTCTTGCGATATCGTCTTGGCACGTGA